A single region of the Brassica rapa cultivar Chiifu-401-42 chromosome A03, CAAS_Brap_v3.01, whole genome shotgun sequence genome encodes:
- the LOC103858527 gene encoding gibberellin-regulated protein 3 has product MAIFRTTLLMLLILVCLTTYELHVHAAEGAEGSEGAVKIDCNGRCKGRCSKSSRPNLCLRACNSCCSRCNCVPPGTHGNHHLCPCYASITTRGGRLKCP; this is encoded by the exons ATGGCAATCTTTCGGACGACACTGCTTATGTTGCTTATCCTTGTCTGCCTTACCACATATGAG CTTCATGTTCACGCTGCTGAAGGTGCAGAAGGCAGTGAAGGTGCTGTTAAAATCG ATTGCAATGGGAGATGCAAAGGGAGATGCAGCAAATCGTCCAGGCCGAATCTTTGCTTGAGAGCATGCAACAGCTGTTGTTCCCGATGCAACTGTGTACCACCTGGCACACATGGAAACCATCATCTATGCCCTTGCTACGCCTCCATTACCACTCGCGGTGGCCGCCTCAAGTGCCCTTGA
- the LOC103858528 gene encoding uncharacterized protein LOC103858528 isoform X2 encodes MLGSSLASPLATLGPAKCFRHSAGDSVTCTSVLPLSLNLSYHGVAGGVRRSRGPRNKWIVVCSPTQVETSGDEPKTWEECKEALSRFDFSVEEQDKILGKAFGHIHSPYWTEERVKENPKVEALNHVLEFLRSLGLSDEDLHKVLKKFPEVLGCSLEEEMKPNIGILENQWGITGKSLRSLLLRNPKVLGYNVDCKGDCIAQCTRCWVRF; translated from the exons ATGTTAGGAAGCTCCTTAGCTTCCCCTTTGGCTACATTGGGTCCTGCCAAATGCTTTCGACACTCTGCA GGTGATTCTGTAACATGCACTAGTGTTCTACCATTGAGCCTGAACTTGTCATATCATGGCGTGGCTGGAGGAGTAAGGAGATCTCGTGGTCCACGAAACAAGTGGATAGTGGTCTGTTCACCAACGCAAGTGGAAACCTCTGGTGATGAGCCGAAGACATGGGAAGAATGCAAAGAAGCTCTGTCTCGTTTTGATTTCAGCGTAGAGGAGCAAGACAAGATACTAGGAAAAGCGTTTGGTCATATCCACTCTCCTTACTGGACAGAAGAACGAGTGAAGGAGAATCCAAAGGTGGAAGCTTTGAATCATGTGCTTGAGTTCCTTAGAAGTCTCGGTTTGTCAGACGAGGATCTTCACAAAGTGCTGAAGAAGTTCCCGGAAGTGCTTGGTTGCAGCTTAGAAGAAGAGATGAAACCCAACATTGGGATCTTGGAAAATCAATGGGGGATTACCGGTAAGTCGCTGCGAAGTCTGTTGCTTCGGAACCCGAAAGTGTTGGGGTACAATGTGGATTGTAAAGGAGATTGTATTGCTCAGTGTACTCGGTGTTGGGTTCGGTTTTAG
- the LOC103858528 gene encoding uncharacterized protein LOC103858528 isoform X1 gives MFSIVVSISILYFLEMLGSSLASPLATLGPAKCFRHSAGDSVTCTSVLPLSLNLSYHGVAGGVRRSRGPRNKWIVVCSPTQVETSGDEPKTWEECKEALSRFDFSVEEQDKILGKAFGHIHSPYWTEERVKENPKVEALNHVLEFLRSLGLSDEDLHKVLKKFPEVLGCSLEEEMKPNIGILENQWGITGKSLRSLLLRNPKVLGYNVDCKGDCIAQCTRCWVRF, from the exons ATGTTCTCGATCGTCGTTTCAATCTCAATTCTGTACTTTTTG GAGATGTTAGGAAGCTCCTTAGCTTCCCCTTTGGCTACATTGGGTCCTGCCAAATGCTTTCGACACTCTGCA GGTGATTCTGTAACATGCACTAGTGTTCTACCATTGAGCCTGAACTTGTCATATCATGGCGTGGCTGGAGGAGTAAGGAGATCTCGTGGTCCACGAAACAAGTGGATAGTGGTCTGTTCACCAACGCAAGTGGAAACCTCTGGTGATGAGCCGAAGACATGGGAAGAATGCAAAGAAGCTCTGTCTCGTTTTGATTTCAGCGTAGAGGAGCAAGACAAGATACTAGGAAAAGCGTTTGGTCATATCCACTCTCCTTACTGGACAGAAGAACGAGTGAAGGAGAATCCAAAGGTGGAAGCTTTGAATCATGTGCTTGAGTTCCTTAGAAGTCTCGGTTTGTCAGACGAGGATCTTCACAAAGTGCTGAAGAAGTTCCCGGAAGTGCTTGGTTGCAGCTTAGAAGAAGAGATGAAACCCAACATTGGGATCTTGGAAAATCAATGGGGGATTACCGGTAAGTCGCTGCGAAGTCTGTTGCTTCGGAACCCGAAAGTGTTGGGGTACAATGTGGATTGTAAAGGAGATTGTATTGCTCAGTGTACTCGGTGTTGGGTTCGGTTTTAG
- the LOC103858531 gene encoding glucan endo-1,3-beta-glucosidase 1 — MAIKNSFSLLLSSLMVFALIVIPTISGQPIGKWCVANPKIQDPVVQAALGWACQQSEAYCSRIQLGQNCYSPNTLRDHASVVFNTYYQQNKNQPGSCDFNSAAVITNTDPSHDTCQFESVPDSK; from the exons ATGGCAATCAAGAATTCATTTTCTCTTTTACTATCTTCATTGATGGTGTTTGCTCTGATCGTCATACCCACAATTTCAG GACAGCCAATCGGAAAATGGTGTGTAGCCAATCCTAAAATACAGGACCCAGTGGTACAAGCAGCTCTAGGTTGGGCTTGCCAACAGAGTGAAGCATACTGTAGCAGGATTCAGCTTGGCCAAAATTGCTACTCGCCAAACACTCTCAGGGACCATGCCTCTGTTGTCTTCAATACTTACTACCAACAAAATAAGAACCAACCCGGTTCTTGTGATTTCAATAGTGCTGCAGTGATCACCAACACCGACCCTA GTCATGACACTTGCCAATTTGAGTCTGTCCCTGATTCTAAGTAA
- the LOC103858525 gene encoding receptor homology region, transmembrane domain- and RING domain-containing protein 4 → MTRGLILILSLLLIPHLASAKVMLIGKNTSLSFDDIEANFTPLIKKSDQCGVLYVAEPLDACSSLVNTVTVEEEGSTTSPSYVLIIRGGCSFEEKIRNAQKAGYKAAIVYDNEDYGFLISMAGNPSGVVIYGTFVSKAAGEILKGYAGRADMELWLVPSFETSAWSIMAISFISLLAMSAVLATCFFVRRHRIRRRRVRSLGGGEFHRMGVDTIRRLPATIFNGVCEEASTSISCAICIEDYRIGDKLRILPCNHKFHVGCVDLWLGQRRSFCPVCKRDARTINIDMPASPSERTPLLTPTSSFLLSSSPSTSFSQSSYDIPSSSTAMQPHTGPMYLPHSRSHTSFQSGSYRGSLPIPVSRSSVDLRNAVSRGSYNSPRSVHSRYTHVLSPGNASTSWVVGSSSSQREHSLNINDSRRSLSHFASASSLPGC, encoded by the exons atgactcGTGGTTTGATCTTAATCTTATCTCTGCTTCTAATCCCTCACTTGGCTTCAGCGAAAGTGATGTTGATCGGGAAGAACACATCTCTCTCCTTCGACGACATCGAAGCCAATTTCA CTCCGTTGATCAAGAAATCAGATCAGTGTGGGGTACTGTACGTAGCAGAGCCGCTCGATGCTTGTTCAAGTTTGGTTAACACAGTGACTGTAGAAGAAGAAGGATCAACCACTTCTCCTTCGTACGTCTTGATCATCCGCGGCGGCTGTAGTTTCGAGGAAAAGATCAGAAACGCGCAGAAGGCTGGTTACAAAGCAGCTATTGTCTACGACAATGAGGATTATGGTTTCTTGATatcaa TGGCGGGGAACCCATCTGGTGTGGTTATATACGGGACCTTTGTGTCGAAAGCGGCTGGAGAAATACTCAAAGGGTATGCGGGTCGTGCCGATATGGAGCTGTGGCTCGTACCAAGCTTCGAGACTTCGGCTTGGTCTATCATGGCTATCTCGTTTATATCTCTTCTTGCTATGTCTGCTGTACTTGCCACTTGCTTCTTTGTCCGTAGGCATCGGATTAGAAGGCGGCGTGTTAGGTCTCTTGGTGGTGGAGAGTTTCATCGTATGGGGGTTGACACGATTAGAAGGTTGCCTGCTACGATCTTTAACGGTGTTTGTGAAGAAGCTTCTACCTCTATCTCTTGTGCTATATGTATTGAAGACTACCGTATTGGTGACAAGCTTAGGATCTTACCTTGTAATCACA AGTTTCATGTTGGATGTGTTGATTTGTGGCTTGGCCAAAGGAGATCCTTTTGTCCGGTTTGTAAACGGGATGCAAGAACCATCAACATTGATATGCCTGCATCACCATCTGAACGCACACCTTTGCTGACTCCGACGTCGTCTTTTCTGTTATCGTCGTCACCTTCCACAAGCTTCTCTCAGTCATCTTATGACATTCCTTCATCTTCCACAGCAATGCAGCCGCATACAGGCCCTATGTATCTCCCCCACTCTCGCTCCCATACAAGCTTCCAAAGCGGGTCATATAGGGGTTCACTACCTATACCGGTTAGCCGGAGCTCAGTAGATCTCAGGAATGCTGTTTCCCGAGGATCTTACAACTCACCTCGCTCTGTCCACTCAAGATATACGCACGTACTTAGCCCGGGGAATGCATCAACGAGCTGGGTTGTTGGGTCGTCGTCAAGCCAGCGCGAGCATTCACTTAATATTAATGACTCGCGCAGGTCTCTCTCTCACTTTGCCTCTGCTAGTTCTTTACCAGGCTGCTAA
- the LOC103858530 gene encoding G-type lectin S-receptor-like serine/threonine-protein kinase At1g34300 has product MAIALTFLLLLLSLDFSSSLSIPLGSTLHASSDRNHSWYSLNSAFSVSFIPTATPGSFLSAVLFSNTVPIWSPGTVDSGGSLRLLRSGSLRLVNSSGATVWESGSENEGVTSASLEDSGNLFLRSRKNTTVWSSFAHPSNVIVPTQPFTVGKSLRSGSYSFHLTEEGSLNLKWNDSIVYWSQELINNNSSSNLSSPSFVLERNGVASIFDSSGVVVVSVRSNDYGEGEEGVFRFLKLEEDGNLRIFSVSKGGEIQTQTWVAVADQCQVFGFCGNFGICRYDGFVPTCECPSENFVPSDVNDMRKGCKRKVELEDCRGNQGMLDLNNTRFLTYPPELSTQRFTLGTEACRANCLADSLCFASVLMADGSGVCFQKLSGLVSGYKSPSVPSTSSLKVCKPVSPYSTVEKSDERLLIRALIIALVVIATVLCLVALLGALWCCCCRNSLQFGALSSHHTLLEYASSAPMRFSYKELQRCTKGFKEKLGSGGFGAVYKGVLVNRTAVAVKRLEGIEQGEKQFRTEVATIGSTHHLNLVRLIGFCSQGRHRLLVYEFMKNGSLDNFLFAAESGRLLNWQYRFSIALGTAKAILYLHEECSNCIVHCDVKPENILLDENFNAKVSDFGLAKLIPSDKRYWNMSCVRGTRGYLAPEWVANLPITSNSDVYSYGMVLLEVVSGRRNFEISDETNHRKFSDWAYEEFDKGNSKVILDKCLQRDETVDMEQVTRMVQASFWCIQKHPSQRPSMGKVVQMLEGIIEMAKPLAPNALADIRDTENS; this is encoded by the coding sequence ATGGCCATAGCATTgacatttcttcttcttcttctttctctcgatttctcttcttctctgtcAATACCACTCGGATCTACTCTTCACGCTTCTTCAGATCGCAACCACTCATGGTATTCTCTTAACTCCGCCTTCTCTGTTTCCTTCATCCCCACCGCAACCCCCGGCTCCTTCCTCTCCGCCGTCTTGTTTTCAAACACTGTTCCTATCTGGTCACCCGGAACCGTAGACTCCGGCGGATCTCTCCGTCTCCTCCGTTCTGGCTCCCTCCGCCTCGTTAACTCCTCCGGCGCTACTGTTTGGGAGTCCGGCAGCGAAAACGAAGGAGTCACTTCCGCCTCTCTCGAAGATTCTGGAAACCTCTTCCTTCGGAGTCGTAAAAACACGACGGTTTGGTCTTCCTTTGCTCATCCGAGTAACGTCATCGTCCCGACGCAGCCTTTCACCGTCGGTAAGTCTCTCCGGTCTGGTTCTTACTCGTTTCATCTTACGGAAGAAGGGAGTCTGAACCTTAAGTGGAACGATAGCATAGTTTACTGGAGCCAAGAgcttattaataataattcaagTTCAAATCTCTCGTCGCCAAGTTTTGTACTGGAACGTAACGGAGTGGCGTCTATTTTCGACTCTAGCGGCGTCGTCGTGGTTTCTGTTCGAAGCAATGACTACGGAGAAGGAGAGGAGGGTGTGTTTAGGTTTTTGAAGCTGGAGGAAGATGGAAATTTGAGAATCTTTAGTGTCTCTAAAGGTGGTGAGATTCAGACACAGACTTGGGTTGCTGTCGCTGACCAGTGTCAAGTGTTTGGTTTCTGTGGGAACTTTGGGATTTGTAGGTACGATGGTTTTGTTCCGACATGCGAGTGTCCCTCGGAGAATTTTGTTCCTAGTGATGTGAACGACATGAGAAAAGGGTGTAAGAGAAAAGTGGAGCTTGAGGATTGTCGTGGTAACCAAGGCATGCTTGATTTGAACAACACTAGGTTCTTGACATACCCACCTGAATTGTCTACTCAACGTTTCACTCTGGGGACAGAGGCGTGCCGTGCTAATTGTCTTGCTGATAGTTTATGttttgcttctgttttaatGGCTGATGGATCTGGTGTTTGTTTTCAAAAGCTATCCGGTTTGGTTTCTGGTTATAAAAGCCCTTCGGTTCCGAGTACCTCTTCTTTAAAGGTTTGTAAACCAGTTTCACCGTACTCAACGGTGGAGAAAAGTGATGAACGGTTGCTAATCCGAGCGTTGATCATAGCTCTGGTTGTTATAGCCACGGTTCTCTGTCTGGTTGCGTTATTGGGAGCTTTGTGGTGCTGCTGCTGCAGAAATAGTCTTCAGTTTGGAGCTTTGTCATCTCACCACACTTTACTTGAGTACGCGTCTAGTGCACCCATGAGGTTCTCTTACAAGGAGCTGCAACGTTGCACCAAAGGTTTCAAGGAGAAGCTTGGTTCTGGAGGTTTTGGCGCTGTATACAAAGGCGTGCTCGTTAACAGGACCGCGGTTGCGGTGAAACGATTAGAGGGGATAGAGCAAGGAGAGAAGCAGTTTAGGACAGAGGTGGCCACCATAGGTAGCACACATCACTTGAATCTTGTCAGATTGATAGGTTTCTGCTCACAAGGACGCCACAGGCTTCTTGTCTATGAGTTCATGAAGAATGGGTCGCTCGACAACTTCCTTTTCGCGGCAGAGTCTGGGAGATTGTTGAATTGGCAGTATCGGTTTTCTATCGCCCTTGGAACCGCTAAGGCGATTCTTTACCTCCATGAGGAGTGTTCTAATTGCATTGTACACTGCGATGTTAAACCTGAGAACATTCTCTTGGACGAAAACTTTAATGCCAAAGTGTCGGATTTTGGACTAGCTAAACTCATACCAAGCGACAAGAGATACTGGAACATGAGCTGTGTCCGAGGAACCAGGGGATATCTAGCCCCAGAATGGGTTGCAAATCTTCCAATAACTTCAAACTCTGATGTCTACAGCTATGGAATGGTTCTGTTAGAGGTTGTGAGCGGAAGACGGAATTTTGAAATCTCAGACGAAACAAACCACAGGAAATTCTCTGACTGGGCATACGAAGAATTCGACAAGGGTAATAGTAAAGTAATCTTAGACAAATGTCTTCAGAGAGATGAAACAGTCGATATGGAACAAGTGACGAGGATGGTTCAGGCCAGTTTCTGGTGCATACAAAAGCATCCGTCTCAGAGGCCGTCTATGGGGAAAGTAGTGCAGATGTTAGAGGGAATAATAGAGATGGCCAAGCCATTGGCTCCAAATGCTTTAGCCGACATACGAGATACAGAAAATAGTTAG
- the LOC103858533 gene encoding ATP synthase subunit delta, chloroplastic, with protein sequence MASLQQTMLSLQSKLPPSSFHIGGSLPMRKTALPLRTRGGNAAGARMSATAAGSYAMALADVAKRNDTLELTSADVEKLEKVFSDPQVLNFFANPTVELEKKRLVIDEIVKSSALQSHTSNFLNILVDANRINIVRDIVKEFEMVYNKITDTQLAEVRSVVKLEPPQLAQIAKQVQKLTGAKNVRVKTVLDPSLVAGFTIRYGDSGSKLIDMSVKKQLEDIAAQLELGEIQLAA encoded by the coding sequence ATGGCGTCTCTTCAGCAAACCATGCTCTCTCTGCAGTCCAAACTTCCTCCATCATCTTTCCACATCGGGGGATCTCTTCCCATGCGAAAGACAGCCTTACCGCTCCGAACCAGAGGCGGAAACGCCGCGGGAGCGAGAATGTCAGCCACGGCGGCGGGAAGCTACGCGATGGCTCTCGCGGACGTGGCGAAGAGGAACGACACACTCGAACTGACGAGCGCAGACGTCGAGAAGCTCGAGAAGGTCTTCTCCGATCCGCAGGTGCTCAACTTCTTCGCGAATCCAACCGTCGAGCTCGAGAAGAAGCGTCTCGTGATCGACGAGATCGTGAAATCGTCCGCTCTCCAGAGCCACACCTCCAACTTCCTCAACATCCTTGTCGACGCGAATCGTATCAACATAGTGAGGGACATCGTGAAGGAGTTCGAGATGGTGTACAACAAGATAACGGACACGCAGCTGGCGGAGGTTAGATCGGTGGTGAAGCTGGAGCCGCCGCAGCTTGCTCAGATCGCCAAACAGGTTCAGAAGCTGACCGGGGCGAAGAACGTGAGGGTGAAGACGGTGCTTGATCCGAGCCTCGTCGCTGGGTTTACGATTAGGTACGGTGATTCTGGGTCGAAGCTTATTGATATGAGTGTGAAGAAGCAGCTTGAGGATATCGCTGCTCAGCTAGAACTCGGCGAGATTCAGTTAGCTGCATGA
- the LOC103858526 gene encoding calcium-dependent protein kinase 4 translates to MEKPSSRRPSSSVLPYETPRLRDHYLLGKKLGQGQFGTTYLCTEKSSSANYACKSIPKRKLVCREDYEDVWREIQIMHHLSEHPNVVRIKGTYEDSVFVHIVMEVCEGGELFDRIVSKGHFSEREAAKLIKTILGVVEACHSLGVMHRDLKPENFLFDSPNDDAKLKATDFGLSVFYKPGQYLYDVVGSPYYVAPEVLKKCYGPEIDVWSAGVILYILLSGVPPFWAETESGIFRQILQGKLDFKSDPWPTISEGAKDLIYKMLDRSPKKRISAHEALCHPWIVDEQAAPDKPLDPAVLSRLKQFSQMNKIKKMALRVIAERLSEEEIGGLKELFKMIDTDNSGTITFEELKAGLKRVGSELMESEIKSLMDAADIDNSGTIDYGEFLAATLHMNKMEREENLVVAFSYFDKDGSGYITIDELQQACTEFGLCDTPLDDMIKEIDLDNDGRIDFSEFTAMMKKGDGVGRSRTMMKNLNFNIADAFGVEETSTAETDDKPN, encoded by the exons ATGGAGAAACCAAGCTCTAGACGACCTTCAAGCAGCGTCCTCCCTTACGAAACGCCAAGACTCCGAGATCACTACCTCCTCGGCAAGAAGCTAGGCCAGGGCCAATTCGGGACGACCTATCTCTGCACGGAGAAATCCTCCTCCGCCAACTACGCCTGCAAATCGATCCCCAAGCGCAAGCTCGTGTGCCGCGAGGATTACGAGGATGTGTGGCGCGAGATTCAGATCATGCACCACCTCTCCGAGCACCCCAACGTGGTTCGGATCAAGGGGACCTACGAGGACTCCGTGTTCGTGCACATTGTCATGGAGGTCTGCGAAGGCGGGGAGCTTTTCGATCGGATCGTTTCCAAAGGGCATTTCAGCGAGCGCGAGGCTGCGAAGCTGATTAAGACGATTCTTGGCGTGGTGGAGGCGTGTCATTCCCTTGGTGTGATGCATAGAGATCTCAAGCCTGAGAATTTCTTGTTTGATAGTCCCAATGATGatgctaagcttaaggctaccGATTTTGGTTTGTCTGTCTTCTACAAGCCAG GGCAGTATCTGTACGATGTAGTGGGAAGTCCGTATTACGTTGCCCCCGAGGTTCTTAAAAAATGTTATGGACCAGAGATAGATGTGTGGAGCGCTGGTGTTATCCTTTACATCTTACTAAGTGGTGTTCCTCCTTTCTGGGCAG AAACTGAGTCGGGAATCTTTAGACAGATTTTGCAAGGGAAGTTAGATTTCAAATCTGATCCGTGGCCCACTATCTCAGAAGGTGCCAAAGATTTGATTTACAAAATGCTTGACAGGAGCCCCAAGAAACGCATCTCTGCACATGAAGCATTGT GTCACCCGTGGATCGTAGATGAACAGGCTGCACCAGACAAGCCTCTTGATCCAGCAGTCTTGTCACGACTAAAGCAGTTCTCACAAATGAACAAGATTAAGAAAATGGCCTTAAGG GTCATCGCTGAGAGGCTCTCGGAGGAAGAAATTGGTGGTCTGAAGGAACTGTTCAAGATGATAGATACAGACAACAGTGGAACAATCACCTTTGAAGAGCTTAAAGCTGGCCTGAAGAGAGTCGGATCTGAACTAATGGAATCAGAAATCAAGTCTCTTATGGATGCG GCGGATATAGATAACAGTGGGACGATAGACTATGGTGAATTTCTAGCAGCGACATTACACATGAACAAGATGGAGAGAGAGGAGAATCTGGTGGTTGCGTTTTCATACTTTGATAAAGACGGTAGCGGTTATATCACCATTGATGAGCTTCAACAAGCCTGCACTGAGTTTGGTCTCTGTGACACTCCTCTTGATGACATGATCAAGGAGATTGATCTTGACAAT GATGGGAGGATTGATTTCTCAGAGTTTACTGCTATGATGAAGAAAGGAGATGGAGTTGGGAGGAGCAGAACCATGATGAAAAACTTGAACTTCAATATAGCTGATGCTTTTGGGGTTGAGGAAACTAGCACTGCTGAAACTGATGACAAACCAAACTAA